Part of the Henckelia pumila isolate YLH828 chromosome 2, ASM3356847v2, whole genome shotgun sequence genome is shown below.
ACttgttgcatttttttttaatacgttttctttttttaccacgaacatatataataaaatttgaaatcataTAGAAGCAAGATTATTATTGGCTCTAAGAATTTGAACGGTAACCACATATATCTCATTAGTACCGGATATTGTAACATTTCACTTCTTCGATTAGGAACTGAATTTCGCATTGCATGTCTACACACGATTTCAACTATCAATAACATGGAGTGCTGTACACAAATTGTAACAAACTTCACCCCGACTATAAGAAAAAAAGAACGTAGATATTAATTAGAAAAAATTTCTGTACCCAATTttagaaataatataatattcattTATGTGTGCGATGCATGTTATATTATCACGAGCAACTCGTccaatatttcaattttaaaaaagaagTAAACTCAACTTTCTGTTGCGCACGAATCATCAGATTACTTATTAGTTTAAGAGTCATTAGGAATTTATAAAATGTTAAAGCCATGTTAATTCCCAACATTTGGATTTCCAAAGCCAAAAGTGGTCAGTGTAGTAGTACTTGTTTTTGAGTGGATAATTGCTGGCCAGTGAAAATAAGCACGGGAGAACAAACCAAGAAGCAtaatgattatggttatgatttCTATGAACACTAAATTCATTAGTATTATAATATATACTGcctattttgtttttaaaatattgcGCACACCACATAATACCAAAGTTACACCACTCTGCCTAGCAAAGCCCAGGCGTGCAATACAATGCCAATGTAATTAAACATTTTGTTAAGTGTAATTTTAATAGGCttgttttgattattttgacATATGGATATTCTATGATATTTGATCTTTTATATCTTTATATTTGATAAGGTTTGTTTTGACTATCATATTTCAGATCTTAATGAAGATTTGATCAggctaataaataaatattgagAACATGTCTAGATTCGttggaaaaatctttaaacTCCATATATGATAATGATATGTTGATAATTGATAAAATTGCTTAGATTTCGTGTTTGTGATATCTCAAGGGCTTAAACTCCTATATTATTATGAGAAATACTGCAGTAGATCACGGGACTTATTCTGGAGAAGAAAACACATTGTGTTCTACTAATTGTCCCGACATCCAATGAGACAAGTTGAGAAAAATATCACGAAAATACATTATGTGTTGAGGGTTCAAGTTTTATCGTGATACATGCTCACAATTGAAGACTTTGATACATTCCTCGGGAGAGGAAGGTGAAGTTCTCGGGAGAGAACAATCAGCCGCATCGAAGGGAGTTCGAAGAGAGTGGAACCAAAGACGAGTGGTGCTCGCCAAGTGGATCTGCTGAaagtcactacaagaaaaacgcaaaaagacaacggattttatccgttgtcgtaggggatATAAAACCGTTGTAACTGATGGTGTTGTCAAAACTGTGtctctacgacaacggataaaatccgttgtagTAGGTACAAATTCGTTGTCTTTGAgagaaacgacaacggataaaatctgttgTCGTAGGGGCGCAGTTTTGACAACACCATCAATTACAACAATTTTTTAGACCCCTTACGACAacagataaaatccgttgtctttttctatataaaaaacaaaaaaaataaaaatattataaataaaccaaaatttaaaatttcataaataaaatttaatatacaattttttagtattacaaatcactcaaaattaaaattctaatccAATGcacactaaaaaaaatatcgGCAGGGTGGTCCAACGCTTTGCATCCTTGATGGTGTAATTAGCTGCAGCTCACATCAACTACTCTTCGATCTTTGATTCATCACTGCAATGTGACTGCGGTAAGAGAAGTTGTGGAACAAAGCCCTGATCTCCTTTAGCTTTTTCTTGGCAACAGCAAGCTCTCGGTGAATATGACTGGCTCATTTTATTACCTAAGTAAAACAATAGGAACCACTAGATGATGGCATGCACATTTAGACTTCAGAGCAGCTACTTGGCATAGAATTAAAGAGATCAACAAATGCCAATATTCATAAAGAGATCAATATTTAAGTTGTCCTTGTCACTCATTATTTGCTTTCATATGTCATAGTTGGCAGATTTCATCAAGCAATTTACCTTCTAAAGAGAAAAGAATGTTAACTCCTTAAAACCTAGGGATAAATTAGCAAATGCGTACCTCCACTAAAATCCACCAGCGCTGGACAATACCATGAAACCGATCCTTCCAGACAAACTCAGGGGTAACAATCAAATCAACCTAGCATAAATAAATTGTTTAGAATTCAAGAGCGacaaaaaatttcaattgcaggagaaacaaaaaaaaaaaaaaaggtccaACTGTCATTACCTTCAAATCAGTTCTAGTGATTGGACTGACTCTGGCTAATAACTGGACCATTGGGAAATATCCTAAGTGTTGTTTCACCAACTTAAATTGAAAAGTAAACAAACAAAATTTTATCAGGAAACCGCCAAAATAATCGAATCCCTCCTAAACAACAACTGAAGAAATAGAAAGGGACATGCAATAAAAATTGAAGCTAACCACTAAACCAAGTTGAACTGCTGAAAGGTTGAATGTTACCTGCAATGAGATATAAAATGACAGCAAGAATTATCAAAGCTCCAATGGAGATCCAGGACATCAAGTAGGAATGTTACCTGCAATGAGATGGTAGCTCCGGAGGTAGCACCAATATCATAGCTAAAGAAAAAACCCAATGCAGGGAACACAAATCTGACAATCAAGTATAACAGTCAAAATATACAGAAACAATGAACATAGATATGATAGAAATAAAATGCCGTAAAGATAGATACGTCCAAGGATTGCAATGGACTACTCCAACTCTTCGGAAGTTAAGGAAACCAAACTCAAGGAACTTTGCTTCCATTCTTTAAGCTCGTATCTAGATTGTTGTTCTCAAATCTTTGCCAATTAAGCACTACTCACGACTTTTGTAGAATAACATTATATGTGTTCTACTCTAGCTAAGGCAGAACATatttcaacacatttttattaattaataattcaatcatatcatcatatcatatatataaatgcGTCTACATTAAAATCAACCAATGATAATTAAATGTAATATCAAAGTTTAagaatcaataataataatataataataatcctTCCTTCAGTTATAGGggttaattttcataataataataataataataataataatcaattaaGAATGGGTGGCTCCGCTTTCTTGATTTTTGTTACCCGAAGCAGAGCTTGAATAGAATCTGCGAGCTTGTTGCGTCCACCAGATTACTTATGCCTTGTCTTTTGATATCCGCCTTCGATTCCTCGATTTGCAGTCTCCTTTCATGCAAACCCAATACTTCTCTGTGTCTTCTTCCGTCTGCTTCCTCCCGTGACTGCATCGCCTCAGCCATCATCAAAGCGCTCTTCGAGATTGCGGTCCCTATGTCTCCCAATGTGGCGGCGTCGCTGCTTCTTTCTCTGCCGCTCCTTACTTCTCGTTTCTTCCTTATTTTTGTCGCGGGCAAGTCTGTGCACTCACTCATGTCCTCAGAATCTGGGTCGTttgattattatatataaatgagAGAGGAGCTTCAATAACCAGCCAAAAGTTAGATCCTCGATACATCAATAACCAGCCAAAAGTGTTTGCTCTCTCGAAGTAGCTTCAAATaaacttcttgaaattttgtaatttttctcAGAAAAATCCATGAAGTATAAACAATAGACTGCAAAAATTTAATTCAAGATTTTGACTCCATGTTAGTCCATATAGATAAGTGGAGAGCTTAAACACAAAAGCCTAGAACTATAGGTAGGATGAACCTTGAGCATATAATTCCCTCAGTAATTACTTGGGGAGCAAATTTCTATCACAACCTCGGACCACCGTAGCCCACTCGAAACGATTTTCATTTGCTGCATGACATACACCTTAATCCAGTCTACAATGTGACCTAATTATACACTTTCTCGAGTCATCCCTTGCGCTGAGCTGACCATCGACGAAAGCAAAGCCCAAATTCACTTCATCATTCATTTTCTTTTTCGAGATAATTTATCAATTTCGTAGGATCTGACAATCACAATCATTTACATTGCTAAAGACGGCATAATCAGCAAGAAAACCTATCATCAAGTAACATATTTCCTTTCACTACAAATCAAGAATACAAATATTGACCTCACAATGCTCGAATGTTTTACAAGGATTTATAAAGGAAATGAAAAAGAATACACCGATAGAAATTTTCAACCAAAGAAAAATGAGCGAAAAATAGAAAACAACAAAGCTTGTGCATTACTAGACTTAAAAAGAGTAAAAACTAAATAAAGAAAACCACCTAACCTTGGATTTCCTATTGGAAGAACTGGGTTTACTGAGATGGGCCGAGACAGCAGCGGCGGAGTATGTAGACGGCAAAGCAGCTGTGGCGGAAGCCAGGCTGATATCATCATCTGACCTGAACACAATGAACCCAAAAAAGAGGAGAATAACGAGAAGAACTGTGACAAGAAGATGGATCCATATCAGCCATGGgattttgaagctttgtatgaTCAGTTCATCCCCAAACTGCTCCATTCCCCATCCAACTCCAACAAAATCGATTGATTTCTACACAGTAAACGGGGAAAACATCGAAAAAGGAACCAAAAAACAAAGACAAAAAAGGTGAAAAGTAAGAGTGAGAGAGAAGCGGAGAAGAGAAGTCTTCCATCATCAATCCTTCTTCTGCAACTCTCGATCTGAAGTCCGCTAGAGTGCTATGGTGGCTAGGGTTTGGTAATTGATGGCGAGAGCGATCAGGAGAAAGCGTTGAGGAGAGAAACGAGAGATCGCAAGAGAAAGAAAATGTGTttctatatttaaaaaaaattaattttattaatatataaaataataatacaacggTTTTGTAGAATCCGTTGTCATAGGTCATAAAAAAcgcgctcaaagacaacggattttaaaatccgttgtcgtaggccataTAAAAAAAGCGCTAATAGACAACGAattttaaaatccgttgtcgtaggccataATCTATTGTCGTATGACCATAAAAAAAACGCCCATCGACAACGAATTttaatatccgttgtcgtaggccataAAAAAGCGCTAatagacaacggattttaaaatccgttgtcgtaggtcaTAATCTGTTGTCGTTTCTTTAACAAAATAAGGCAAAGACAACGGAATTTAATAAATCCGTTGTGAAAGCTAATGAGGCAACGGTTTTTTcacaaaaccgttgtcgtttagACGTTGTTGTACATCAAATTTGTTGTAGTGAGTGTTCGTCATAGAGGCGTCATAAAAAGAGGGAgtcttttttttattgaataagcCCTTACATGATTGTAACATATTCAATTTTAGTGGATTATTTGATATCTGGGCGTGGTCCCGTAGATGTAGGTCTTTTGACCGAACTACGTTAAAATCCTGTGTCTTTATTTTCTATTCCGCTGCTTACATATCCTAGAAATAATGCTAATTTAAAAGACACATAAACTGCAAATTAAAAACACGGGTTTCAATTGGTACCAGAGAGGTTCACTTCATTTACTAAATAGTGAGATTCCGATTTTTGTATTCTGTGTTTTTGTTACAGATATGGATTTTGGAAGAGAAGGTGGATCAATGATAAGGCCTCCACTCCTGGACGGTACTAACTATCCATACTGGAAATCCAGGATGAGAGCATTCGTTAAATCCATCATTGAAAAGGCCTGGAGATCGATTGTGACTGGATGGAAGCCTCCGATGGACAAAAACAGTGAAGGAAAAGAAACCACACCGAAGAAAGAAGACAAATGGACCACCGAGGAAGAGCGATTGGGAGTCGCAAATGCAAAAGCTCTTAATGCTATTTTTATTGCGGTAAATTTAAATCAGTTTAAACAAATATCTACTTGTGAATGTGCTAGGGATGCTCTTGGAATATTTTGAAAACAGCTTATGAAGGCACCGCTGCTGTTAAAGTTTCAAAGTTGCAAATTCTTGCCACCAAGTTCGAAGATCTGAAGATGGAGGAGGATGA
Proteins encoded:
- the LOC140881486 gene encoding uncharacterized protein isoform X1 yields the protein MSECTDLPATKIRKKREVRSGRERSSDAATLGDIGTAISKSALMMAEAMQSREEADGRRHREVLGLHERRLQIEESKADIKRQGISNLVDATSSQILFKLCFGFVFPALGFFFSYDIGATSGATISLQVTFNLSAVQLGLVLVKQHLGYFPMVQLLARVSPITRTDLKVDLIVTPEFVWKDRFHGIVQRWWILVEVIK
- the LOC140881486 gene encoding uncharacterized protein isoform X2, producing MSECTDLPATKIRKKREVRSGRERSSDAATLGDIGTAISKSALMMAEAMQSREEADGRRHREVLGLHERRLQIEESKADIKRQGISNLVDATSSQILFKLCFGFVFPALGFFFSYDIGATSGATISLQLVKQHLGYFPMVQLLARVSPITRTDLKVDLIVTPEFVWKDRFHGIVQRWWILVEVIK
- the LOC140877683 gene encoding uncharacterized protein yields the protein MDFGREGGSMIRPPLLDGTNYPYWKSRMRAFVKSIIEKAWRSIVTGWKPPMDKNSEGKETTPKKEDKWTTEEERLGVANAKALNAIFIAGCSWNILKTAYEGTAAVKVSKLQILATKFEDLKMEEDETINDFNTKLCDITNKAFALDEKYSEAKLVQKTLRSLPKRFDIKVAAIEEAKDIDGMRLDELTGSLLTFEMKFKQKRKYKGITLKA